The Conger conger chromosome 15, fConCon1.1, whole genome shotgun sequence genome contains a region encoding:
- the psmd13 gene encoding 26S proteasome non-ATPase regulatory subunit 13, whose translation MKDVSGYLKQQQSKSSTPEMATEWHTLEELHNKKLWHQLTLRLTDFVQDPYFAGGDGLIQLYENFLSDFEHRINPLSLVEIILFVARQMKDPNVAIPFLEKTKEKVKSSDEAVILCKTSIGSLKLEINDLPATKKLIEEVEEMLNNLPGVTSVHGRFYDLSSKYYRIIGNHASYYKDALRYLGCVDAKDLPESEQQERAFTLGLAGLLGEGVYNFGELLMHPVLESLRNTEKQWLIDTLYAFNGGNVEKFQAFKTAWGQQPDLAAQEAKLMQKIQLLCVMEMTFTRPANHRQLTFHEIAQSAKIPVDEVELLVMKALSVGLIKGNIDEVDQRVQMTWVQPRVLDLQQIKSMKERLDLWCGDVKNMAMLVEQQAHDILT comes from the exons ATGAAAGATGTCTCCGGGTACCTCAAACAGCAACAGAGCAAGAGCTCAACGCCAGAGATGGCAACAGAATGGCACACGTTGGAAGAACTTCACAATAAAAA GTTGTGGCACCAGCTGACATTGAGGCTGACAGACTTTGTGCAGGACCCCTATTTTGCTGGAGGTGATGGCCTCATCCAA CTTTATGAAAATTTCCTGAGTGACTTTGAGCACAG AATCAACCCGCTGTCCCTGGTGGAGATCATTCTCTTTGTAGCCCGACAGATGAAAG ATCCCAATGTTGCCATACCCTTTCTTGAGAAAACGAAAGAAAAG GTAAAGAGCAGTGATGAAGCGGTCATTCTCTGTAAGACCTCCATCGGTAGTCTCAAACTGGAGATCAACGACCTTCCTGCCACAAAG AAATTGatagaggaggtggaggagatgtTGAATAACTTGCCTGGTGTCACCTCGGTCCACGGGAGATTCTACGACCTCTCCAGCAAATACTACCGCATCATCGGGAACCACGCGTCTTACTACAAGGACGCACTGCGGTACCTGGGCTGTGTGGATGCCAAAGATCTGCCAG AGTCCGAGCAGCAGGAGAGAGCCTTCACTCTGGGACTGGCCGGACTCCTGGGGGAAGGAGTGTACAACTTCGGAGAGCTG CTGATGCACCCAGTGCTGGAGTCTCTCAGGAACACGGAGAAGCAGTGGCTGATCGACACGCTGTACGCCTTCAATGGGGGAAACGTGGAGAAGTTCCAGGCCTTCAAGACTGCCTGGGGTCAGCAG CCTGACTTGGCAGCGCAGGAGGCCAAGCTGATGCAGAAGATCCAGCTGCTCTGTGTGATGGAG ATGACTTTCACCCGTCCGGCCAATCACAGGCAGCTGACGTTCCACGAAATCGCACAGAGCGCCAAGATCCCTGTGGATGAG GTGGAGCTGTTGGTAATGAAGGCTCTGTCTGTGGGGTTGATAAAGGGGAACATTGACGAGGTGGATCAGAGAGTGCAGATGACCTGGGTTCAGCCCAGAGTGCTGGATCTGCAGCAG attAAGAGCATGAAGGAGCGGCTGGACCTGTGGTGTGGAGATGTGAAGAACATGGCCATGCTGGTGGAACAGCAAGCCCACGACATCCTCACCTAA
- the sirt3 gene encoding NAD-dependent protein deacetylase sirtuin-3, mitochondrial isoform X1: MKGIILTSALGQLCRVSVNQNIRSKGIGLSCLKELQHRTLTCFARKQTGALNLKHKHTEGSTGGRLETTLSNGRWPVGSSGARGLFGRGGGGGDQPQQTLEGLARGIGEGQFRRVVVMVGAGISTPSGIPDFRSPGSGLYDNLQQYNLPYAEAIFEINYFHYNPEPFFALAKELYPGNYQPNATHYFVRLLQDKGQLVRMYTQNIDGLERMAGISPSKLVEAHGTFSMATCTVCLREYPGEELRADIMASTVPKCPTCTGVIKPNIVFFGEELPQNFFLYLTDFPLADLLIVMGTSLEVEPFASLAGAVRGSVPRLLINRDPVGPFAGRALRPNDVAELGDVVGGVRKLTDILGWTQELEALMAADRSKAQSERANEE, translated from the exons ATGAAAGGCATTATTTTGACGTCTGCACTCGGTCAGCTGTGTCGGGTGTCAGTCAACCAAAACATACGGTCCAAGGGAATTGGACTGTCATGTTTAAAAG AATTGCAACACAGGACATTGACATGTTTTGCCAGAAAGCAAACGGGCGCCCTAAATctcaaacataaacacaccGAAGGCTCGACTGGAGGTCGACTGGAGACGACTCTCTCAAATGG GCGCTGGCCGGTTGGGAGCAGTGGGGCACGAGGGCTGTTTGGGCGGGGCGGCGGAGGGGGCGACCagccccagcagaccctggagGGCCTGGCCCGGGGCATCGGGGAGGGGCAGTTCCGCAGGGTTGTGGTGATGGTGGGGGCCGGCATCAGCACCCCCAGTGGCATCCCGGACTTCAG GTCTCCAGGCAGTGGTCTCTATGACAACCTGCAGCAGTACAACCTCCCGTACGCGGAGGCCATATTTGAGATAAACTATTTCCACTACAACCCCGAGCCCTTCTTCGCCCTGGCCAAGGAGCTGTACCCGGGGAACTACCAGCCCAACGCCACCCACTACTTCGTCCGGCTCCTGCAGGATAAGGGTCAGCTGGTCAGGATGTACACACAGAACATCGACGGCCTGGAACGCA tGGCCGGAATCTCTCCCAGTAAGCTGGTGGAAGCTCACGGAACATTCTCCATGGCGACCTGCACAGTGTGCCTGAGAGAGTACCCTGGGGAGGAGCTACgg gcagacATCATGGCCAGCACGGTGCCAAAGTGCCCAACCTGTACAGGGGTCATCAAGCCCAACATTGTGTTCTTCGGCGAGGAGCTTCCGCAGAACTTCTTCCTGTACCTGACGGACTTCCCCCTGGCCGACCTCCTCATCGTCATGGGAACCTCTCTGGAG GTGGAGCCCTTCGCCAGCCTGGCGGGGGCAGTTCGGGGCTCCGTACCCCGTCTCCTGATCAACAGGGACCCGGTGGGGCCCTTCGCCGGCAGGGCCCTTCGCCCAAACGATGTGGCGGAACTGGGAGATGTGGTGGGCGGGGTACGCAAGCTGACGGACATCTTGGGCTGGACACAGGAGCTGGAGGCACTCATGGCAGCCGATAGGAGTAAG GCACAGTCGGAGAGAGCCAAtgaggagtga
- the sirt3 gene encoding NAD-dependent protein deacetylase sirtuin-3, mitochondrial isoform X2: MVGAGISTPSGIPDFRSPGSGLYDNLQQYNLPYAEAIFEINYFHYNPEPFFALAKELYPGNYQPNATHYFVRLLQDKGQLVRMYTQNIDGLERMAGISPSKLVEAHGTFSMATCTVCLREYPGEELRADIMASTVPKCPTCTGVIKPNIVFFGEELPQNFFLYLTDFPLADLLIVMGTSLEVEPFASLAGAVRGSVPRLLINRDPVGPFAGRALRPNDVAELGDVVGGVRKLTDILGWTQELEALMAADRSKAQSERANEE, from the exons ATGGTGGGGGCCGGCATCAGCACCCCCAGTGGCATCCCGGACTTCAG GTCTCCAGGCAGTGGTCTCTATGACAACCTGCAGCAGTACAACCTCCCGTACGCGGAGGCCATATTTGAGATAAACTATTTCCACTACAACCCCGAGCCCTTCTTCGCCCTGGCCAAGGAGCTGTACCCGGGGAACTACCAGCCCAACGCCACCCACTACTTCGTCCGGCTCCTGCAGGATAAGGGTCAGCTGGTCAGGATGTACACACAGAACATCGACGGCCTGGAACGCA tGGCCGGAATCTCTCCCAGTAAGCTGGTGGAAGCTCACGGAACATTCTCCATGGCGACCTGCACAGTGTGCCTGAGAGAGTACCCTGGGGAGGAGCTACgg gcagacATCATGGCCAGCACGGTGCCAAAGTGCCCAACCTGTACAGGGGTCATCAAGCCCAACATTGTGTTCTTCGGCGAGGAGCTTCCGCAGAACTTCTTCCTGTACCTGACGGACTTCCCCCTGGCCGACCTCCTCATCGTCATGGGAACCTCTCTGGAG GTGGAGCCCTTCGCCAGCCTGGCGGGGGCAGTTCGGGGCTCCGTACCCCGTCTCCTGATCAACAGGGACCCGGTGGGGCCCTTCGCCGGCAGGGCCCTTCGCCCAAACGATGTGGCGGAACTGGGAGATGTGGTGGGCGGGGTACGCAAGCTGACGGACATCTTGGGCTGGACACAGGAGCTGGAGGCACTCATGGCAGCCGATAGGAGTAAG GCACAGTCGGAGAGAGCCAAtgaggagtga
- the sirt3 gene encoding NAD-dependent protein deacetylase sirtuin-3, mitochondrial isoform X3, with the protein MASTVPKCPTCTGVIKPNIVFFGEELPQNFFLYLTDFPLADLLIVMGTSLEVEPFASLAGAVRGSVPRLLINRDPVGPFAGRALRPNDVAELGDVVGGVRKLTDILGWTQELEALMAADRSKAQSERANEE; encoded by the exons ATGGCCAGCACGGTGCCAAAGTGCCCAACCTGTACAGGGGTCATCAAGCCCAACATTGTGTTCTTCGGCGAGGAGCTTCCGCAGAACTTCTTCCTGTACCTGACGGACTTCCCCCTGGCCGACCTCCTCATCGTCATGGGAACCTCTCTGGAG GTGGAGCCCTTCGCCAGCCTGGCGGGGGCAGTTCGGGGCTCCGTACCCCGTCTCCTGATCAACAGGGACCCGGTGGGGCCCTTCGCCGGCAGGGCCCTTCGCCCAAACGATGTGGCGGAACTGGGAGATGTGGTGGGCGGGGTACGCAAGCTGACGGACATCTTGGGCTGGACACAGGAGCTGGAGGCACTCATGGCAGCCGATAGGAGTAAG GCACAGTCGGAGAGAGCCAAtgaggagtga
- the ric8a gene encoding synembryn-A isoform X2 yields MKMDLNAIIEKMETGDQDAALMALQAYNKEKSQCFTFGTQEHEERERLGELVLGFLERDLQPSCQLACLETIRILSRDKLSLAPFATRRAVLTLSRHAGIAPGDEGPAAQVPDLDVTVEALKCLCNVVFNSAAAQELGAELRLIAGLAERLKQCGEGHWSHEVRFFDLRLTFLLTALRLDVRTQLARELRGVGLLADALHATLDLRWLNSFEVARDDGQDPPGPLAPLGRQETERAMEILKILFNVTFDTNRRKVDEEEAATYRHLGAILRHCLMSSAEGEDRTEEFHSHTVNLLGNLPLPCLDVLLIPRVQQGSIEYMGVNMDAVNMLLEFMERRLDRGNKVKETLLPSLNLLTESARIHRETRKFMRTRVLPPLRDVKNRPEVGSALRNKIVRLMTHIDTDVKHCAAEFLFVLCKESVSRFIKYTGYGNAAGLLAARGLMRGGRDPGLYSEDDDSDTEEYREAKPHINPVTGRVEDEQPNPMEGMTEEQKEYEAMKLVNMFDKLSRDHVIQPMKLGADGKMTSLEPGDFERLVRRGQRSEPDSEEEIE; encoded by the exons CGATTGGGCGAGCTGGTTCTGGGCTTCCTGGAGCGGGACCTGCAGCCGTCCTGCCAGCTGGCGTGCCTGGAGACCATCCGCATCCTGTCGCGGGACAAGCTGAGCCTGGCGCCCTTCGCCACGCGGCGGGCCGTCCTGACGCTGAGCCGGCACGCGGGCATCGCCCCCGGCGACGAGGGCCCCGCGGCGCAGGTGCCCGACCTGGACGTGACGGTGGAGGCGCTGAAGTGCCTGTGCAACGTGGTGTTCAACAGCGCCGCGGCGCAGGAGCTGGGCGCCGAGCTGCGCCTGATCGCCGGGCTGGCGGAGCGGCTGAAGCAGTGCGGGGAGGGCCACTGGAGCCACGAGGTGCGCTTCTTCGACCTGCGGCTCACCTTCCTGCTGACGGCGCTGCGGCTGGACGTGCGCACGCAGCTGGCCCGGGAGCTGCGCGGCGTGGGCCTGCTGGCCGACGCCCTGCACGCCACGCTCGACCTGCGCTGGCTCAACTCCTTCGAGGTCGCCCGCGACGACGGCCAGGACCCGCCCGGGCCCCTCGCCCCGCTGGGCCGCCAGGAGACCGAGCGCGCCATGGAGATCCTCAAGATCCTGTTCAACGTGACCTTCGACACCAACCGCCGCAAGGTGGACGAG GAAGAGGCCGCCACATACAGACACCTGGGGGCGATACTGAGACACTGCCTCATGAGCTCAGCGGAAGGGGAGGACCGCACGGAGGAGTTCCACAG ccaCACAGTGAACCTGCTGGGGAACCTCCCGTTGCCGTGTCTGGACGTGCTGCTCATTCCCAGGGTGCAGCAGGGCTCCATAGAGTACATGGGCGTGAACATGGACGCAGTCAACATGCTGCTGGAGTTCATGGAGAGGAGACTGGACCGG GGCAACAAGGTGAAGGAGACGCTCCTGCCGTCCCTGAACCTCCTGACGGAGAGCGCCCGGATCCACAGGGAAACCCGGAAGTTCATGAGGACGAGG gtccTGCCTCCTCTGAGGGACGTGAAGAACAGGCCGGAGGTTGGGAGCGCCCTGCGGAACAAGATCGTGCGGCTGATGACCCACATCGACACCGACGTCAAACACTGCGCCGCGGAGTTCCTGTTTGTGCTGTGCAAGGAGAGCG TGTCTCGGTTCATAAAGTACACGGGCTACGGGAATGCGGCGGGGCTTCTGGCAGCGCGGGGGCTCATGAGAGGAGGCCGGGACCCGGGCCTGTACTCCGAGGACGACGACAGCGACACGGAGGAGTACAGGGAGGCCAAACCACA CATTAACCCCGTGACGGGGCGGGTGGAGGACGAGCAGCCCAACCCCATGGAGGGCATGACCGAGGAGCAGAAGGAGTACGAAGCCATGAAGCTGGTCAACATGTTCGACAAGCTCTCCAG AGATCACGTGATCCAGCCGATGAAGCTGGGGGCCGATGGGAAGATGACCTCGCTGGAGCCGGGCGATTTCGAGCGTCTGGTGCGGCGGGGCCAGCGCAGCGAGCCCGACAGCGAGGAAGAGATCGAGTga
- the ric8a gene encoding synembryn-A isoform X1, which translates to MKMDLNAIIEKMETGDQDAALMALQAYNKEKSQCFTFGTQEHEEREDGKLQERLGELVLGFLERDLQPSCQLACLETIRILSRDKLSLAPFATRRAVLTLSRHAGIAPGDEGPAAQVPDLDVTVEALKCLCNVVFNSAAAQELGAELRLIAGLAERLKQCGEGHWSHEVRFFDLRLTFLLTALRLDVRTQLARELRGVGLLADALHATLDLRWLNSFEVARDDGQDPPGPLAPLGRQETERAMEILKILFNVTFDTNRRKVDEEEAATYRHLGAILRHCLMSSAEGEDRTEEFHSHTVNLLGNLPLPCLDVLLIPRVQQGSIEYMGVNMDAVNMLLEFMERRLDRGNKVKETLLPSLNLLTESARIHRETRKFMRTRVLPPLRDVKNRPEVGSALRNKIVRLMTHIDTDVKHCAAEFLFVLCKESVSRFIKYTGYGNAAGLLAARGLMRGGRDPGLYSEDDDSDTEEYREAKPHINPVTGRVEDEQPNPMEGMTEEQKEYEAMKLVNMFDKLSRDHVIQPMKLGADGKMTSLEPGDFERLVRRGQRSEPDSEEEIE; encoded by the exons CGATTGGGCGAGCTGGTTCTGGGCTTCCTGGAGCGGGACCTGCAGCCGTCCTGCCAGCTGGCGTGCCTGGAGACCATCCGCATCCTGTCGCGGGACAAGCTGAGCCTGGCGCCCTTCGCCACGCGGCGGGCCGTCCTGACGCTGAGCCGGCACGCGGGCATCGCCCCCGGCGACGAGGGCCCCGCGGCGCAGGTGCCCGACCTGGACGTGACGGTGGAGGCGCTGAAGTGCCTGTGCAACGTGGTGTTCAACAGCGCCGCGGCGCAGGAGCTGGGCGCCGAGCTGCGCCTGATCGCCGGGCTGGCGGAGCGGCTGAAGCAGTGCGGGGAGGGCCACTGGAGCCACGAGGTGCGCTTCTTCGACCTGCGGCTCACCTTCCTGCTGACGGCGCTGCGGCTGGACGTGCGCACGCAGCTGGCCCGGGAGCTGCGCGGCGTGGGCCTGCTGGCCGACGCCCTGCACGCCACGCTCGACCTGCGCTGGCTCAACTCCTTCGAGGTCGCCCGCGACGACGGCCAGGACCCGCCCGGGCCCCTCGCCCCGCTGGGCCGCCAGGAGACCGAGCGCGCCATGGAGATCCTCAAGATCCTGTTCAACGTGACCTTCGACACCAACCGCCGCAAGGTGGACGAG GAAGAGGCCGCCACATACAGACACCTGGGGGCGATACTGAGACACTGCCTCATGAGCTCAGCGGAAGGGGAGGACCGCACGGAGGAGTTCCACAG ccaCACAGTGAACCTGCTGGGGAACCTCCCGTTGCCGTGTCTGGACGTGCTGCTCATTCCCAGGGTGCAGCAGGGCTCCATAGAGTACATGGGCGTGAACATGGACGCAGTCAACATGCTGCTGGAGTTCATGGAGAGGAGACTGGACCGG GGCAACAAGGTGAAGGAGACGCTCCTGCCGTCCCTGAACCTCCTGACGGAGAGCGCCCGGATCCACAGGGAAACCCGGAAGTTCATGAGGACGAGG gtccTGCCTCCTCTGAGGGACGTGAAGAACAGGCCGGAGGTTGGGAGCGCCCTGCGGAACAAGATCGTGCGGCTGATGACCCACATCGACACCGACGTCAAACACTGCGCCGCGGAGTTCCTGTTTGTGCTGTGCAAGGAGAGCG TGTCTCGGTTCATAAAGTACACGGGCTACGGGAATGCGGCGGGGCTTCTGGCAGCGCGGGGGCTCATGAGAGGAGGCCGGGACCCGGGCCTGTACTCCGAGGACGACGACAGCGACACGGAGGAGTACAGGGAGGCCAAACCACA CATTAACCCCGTGACGGGGCGGGTGGAGGACGAGCAGCCCAACCCCATGGAGGGCATGACCGAGGAGCAGAAGGAGTACGAAGCCATGAAGCTGGTCAACATGTTCGACAAGCTCTCCAG AGATCACGTGATCCAGCCGATGAAGCTGGGGGCCGATGGGAAGATGACCTCGCTGGAGCCGGGCGATTTCGAGCGTCTGGTGCGGCGGGGCCAGCGCAGCGAGCCCGACAGCGAGGAAGAGATCGAGTga